One genomic segment of Mangifera indica cultivar Alphonso chromosome 6, CATAS_Mindica_2.1, whole genome shotgun sequence includes these proteins:
- the LOC123218668 gene encoding cyclin-T1-5-like isoform X2, with protein MFLAGKVEETPRPLKDVIIVSYEIIHKKDSTAPQRIRQQKEVYEQQKELILLGERVVLATLGFDLNVHHPYKPLVEAIKKFKVAQNALAQVAWNFVNDGLRTSLCLQFKPHHIAAGAIFLAAKFLKVKLPSDGEKVWWQEFDVTPRQLEEVSNQMLELYEQNRVPQSQGSEVEGSAGPGSTHRAPKTTALSEEQASKQLSTRPVSEHLHLENHGVAPRTSQSNQNNDDGSGEMGSVITDHKVDAETKDNQHPEEFSHKDNTREVQTKSKSGTERIGEDQGWTVGRNDVADAGEWRDDGASCKSSSVVGRNVDIQEGPVSQSPKEAIKMIDKDKVKAALEKRRKSRSETTRKKDFMDEDDLIERELEDGVELAVEDEKIKREHRQSWSKSHENSDHGKEPVETGVDTNFGSKGQSSRGSETENAEEGEMIDDTSPMLNVRKRKAGSPVDRSSEGKKRYEYTSSYNHNNVEDGHKMSRSNYADREYRKYPQENHLSAIN; from the exons ATGTTTCTTGCTGGAAAAGTTGAGGAGACTCCTCGTCCGCTTAAGGATGTTATTATTGTTTCTTATGAGATTATACACAAAAAGGACTCCACTGCACCTCAGAGGATTAGACAACAGAAG GAAGTATATGAGCAACAAAAAGAGCTTATTTTACTTGGTGAGAGAGTGGTACTTGCCACTCTGGGTTTTGACCTTAATGTTCATCATCCATATAAACCCCTGGTTGAAGCAATAAAGAAATTCAAGGTCGCACAGAATGCTCTTGCGCAAGTTGCATGGAACTTTGTAAATGATGG GCTGAGGACCTCGCTCTGCCTGCAATTTAAGCCTCATCATATTGCAGCAGGTGCCATTTTCCTTGCTGCCAAGTTCCTCAAAGTGAAGCTTCCATCTGATGGCGAGAAGGTCTGGTGGCAAGAATTTGATGTCACCCCACGCCAATTGGAGG AGGTTAGCAATCAAATGCTGGAACTGTATGAGCAAAACAGAGTGCCTCAATCTCAGGGTAGTGAAGTGGAAGGAAGTGCTGGCCCAGGGTCAACTCATCGGGCCCCAAAAACTACAGCACTAAGTGAGGAGCAGGCTTCAAAGCAACTGTCAACCCGTCCTGTTAGTGAACACTTGCATCTAGAAAACCATGGAGTGGCACCAAGAACATCTCAAAGTAACCAAAATAACGATGATGGAAGTGGGGAGATGGGTAGTGTTATTACTGACCATAAGGTGGATGCAGAAACTAAAGATAATCAGCATCCTGAGGAATTTTCTCACAAGGATAACACGAGAGAAGTTCAAACCAAATCTAAATCTGGGACTGAACGCATAGGTGAAGACCAAGGATGGACTGTTGGAAGGAATGATGTTGCAGATGCAGGGGAGTGGAGAGATGATGGTGCATCATGTAAATCTAGCAGTGTTGTTGGTCGAAATGTGGATATTCAGGAAGGTCCTGTGAGCCAATCTCCCAAAGAAGCTATTAAGATGATTGACAAAGATAAGGTGAAGGCAGCactagaaaaaagaagaaagtctCGCAGTgaaacaacaagaaaaaaagattttatggaTGAGGATGATCTTATCGAGAGGGAGCTGGAAGATGGTGTTGAATTGGCAGTTGAGGATGAGAAAATCAAGCGGGAGCATAGGCAAAGCTGGTCAAAATCACATGAAAATTCAGATCATGGTAAGGAGCCTGTGGAAACTGGAGTTGACACTAATTTTGGCTCAAAAGGACAGTCATCAAGGGGGTCTGAAACTGAGAATGCTGAAGAAGGGGAAATGATTGATGATACTTCCCCAATGTTGAATGTTCGAAAGAGAAAAGCCGGGAGCCCAGTAGATAGGTCATCAGAAGGAAAGAAGCGCTATGAGTACACGTCAAGCTACAACCACAATAATGTAGAGGATGGACACAAGATGAGCCGCTCTAATTATGCAGATAGAGAATACAGAAAGTATCCGCAAGAGAATCATTTgag TGCGATAAATTAA
- the LOC123219125 gene encoding photosystem I reaction center subunit III, chloroplastic-like: MSLTIPTNLSKPLLKPRLNCQKCLKPMISCSAAPTPDQKPSPPPLQAFSAALALSSILLSAPLPAVADISGLTPCKESKQFAKREKQQIKKLESSLKLYAPDSAPALAIKATVEKTKRRFDNYGKQGLLCGSDGLPHLIVSGDQRHWGEFITPGILFLYIAGWIGWVGRSYLIAIRDEKKPAMKEIIIDVPLASRLLFRGFIWPVAAWRELVNGDLVVKDV; this comes from the coding sequence ATGTCTCTCACCATTCCCACAAATCTCTCCAAACCCTTGTTGAAACCGAGGCTTAATTGTCAAAAATGTTTAAAACCCATGATCTCATGCTCTGCCGCTCCAACTCCTGATCAGAAACCCTCTCCTCCGCCGCTTCAGGCCTTCTCTGCCGCGTTGGCGCTCTCCTCCATCCTCCTTTCCGCCCCGCTCCCGGCTGTCGCTGACATTTCCGGGCTTACCCCGTGCAAGGAGTCGAAACAGTTTGCGAAACGTGAGAAGCAACAGATAAAGAAGCTTGAATCCTCGTTGAAACTCTATGCACCAGACAGTGCGCCAGCTTTGGCCATCAAAGCGACGGTGGAGAAGACGAAGCGGAGATTCGATAACTACGGCAAACAGGGGTTGCTTTGCGGGTCGGATGGTTTGCCCCATTTGATTGTGAGCGGCGATCAGAGACACTGGGGCGAGTTCATTACACCGGGGATTTTGTTCCTGTACATTGCCGGCTGGATCGGGTGGGTTGGACGAAGCTACTTGATTGCCATCAGGGATGAGAAGAAGCCGGCGATGAAGGAGATTATTATCGACGTTCCGTTGGCTTCTCGGTTGCTCTTCAGAGGTTTCATTTGGCCGGTTGCTGCTTGGAGAGAGCTCGTTAATGGTGACCTTGTTGTCAAGGACGTCTAA
- the LOC123219126 gene encoding LOB domain-containing protein 4-like, whose product MKESGRKQGAPSPCAACKLLRRRCAQNCLFAPYFPADEPQKFANVHKVFGASNVNKMLQELPEHQRGDAVSSMVYEANARVRDPVYGCVGAISSLQQQIDALQTQLALAQAEVVHLRVRQNVSFSNHGYDPASPSNSTGSPSSKLMSSHHHHQPKPLYDMDMVVGQSHYDESMWTC is encoded by the exons ATGAAGGAGAGTGGAAGAAAGCAAGGAGCACCTTCACCATGTGCAGCATGCAAGCTGTTAAGGAGAAGGTGTGCTCAAAATTGTCTTTTCGCTCCTTATTTTCCTGCAGATGAGCCCCAGAAATTTGCCAATGTGCACAAGGTTTTTGGTGCCAGCAATGTCAACAAGATGCTCCAG GAATTGCCTGAGCATCAAAGGGGAGATGCAGTGAGTAGCATGGTGTATGAAGCAAATGCAAGAGTGAGAGATCCGGTATATGGATGCGTTGGGGCAATTTCATCACTTCAACAGCAAATTGATGCACTTCAAACCCAACTGGCGCTGGCTCAAGCTGAGGTGGTTCACCTCCGAGTTAGGCAAAATGTATCCTTTTCAAACCATGGCTACGACCCGGCTAGCCCTAGCAACAGCACTGGCTCGCCCTCCTCCAAGCTCATGTCTTCTCACCACCACCATCAACCCAAGCCTCTCTATGACATGGATATGGTGGTGGGACAATCTCATTATGATGAGTCAATGTGGACATGCTAG